In one window of Paenibacillus sp. DNA:
- a CDS encoding rhodanese-like domain-containing protein — translation MRSIEPAEVRRRLDAGEQLVIIDVREDEEVAAGIIPGARHIPMGTIPERMSDIPKEGEVILVCRSGNRSGRVYDYLEAHGYANTKNMTGGMLAWETL, via the coding sequence ATGCGATCGATCGAACCCGCCGAGGTTCGCCGCCGGCTTGACGCCGGGGAACAGCTCGTCATCATCGACGTGCGGGAAGACGAAGAGGTGGCCGCCGGTATCATTCCAGGCGCCCGCCATATCCCGATGGGGACGATTCCGGAACGGATGAGCGACATTCCGAAAGAGGGCGAAGTCATCCTCGTCTGCCGCAGCGGCAACCGCAGCGGCCGCGTCTACGACTACCTCGAGGCGCACGGCTACGCCAACACGAAAAACATGACCGGCGGCATGCTGGCCTGGGAGACGCTGTAA
- a CDS encoding CrcB family protein → MRFVWIAAGGALGSAARWGVAQAFAGAGGPWPFATLLVNGAGAFALGWLYARASDRDKRSPAYQAAAAGFLGAFTTMSAFGLEAWTMLEGERYGLAAAYIALTAAVGPPLARAGLRLGALRRGEAAP, encoded by the coding sequence ATGCGCTTCGTGTGGATCGCCGCGGGCGGTGCGCTCGGCTCCGCGGCGCGTTGGGGCGTCGCTCAGGCGTTCGCCGGCGCAGGCGGGCCTTGGCCGTTCGCGACGCTGCTCGTCAACGGGGCGGGCGCGTTCGCGCTCGGCTGGTTGTACGCGCGCGCTTCGGACCGGGACAAGCGGTCCCCGGCGTATCAAGCGGCGGCGGCGGGGTTCCTCGGCGCATTCACGACGATGTCCGCCTTCGGGCTGGAAGCGTGGACGATGCTCGAAGGCGAACGGTACGGCCTCGCCGCGGCGTATATCGCGCTGACGGCGGCCGTCGGCCCGCCGCTCGCCCGCGCGGGTTTGCGCCTCGGCGCCCTCCGGCGCGGGGAGGCGGCGCCGTGA